TCCTGCCTAATTTGAAAGTTCGTAATTCCTGATATTGTAATGGCATTCAAAAATTCTGGTGAGGTTGAATCTTCTGAATTGGGAATAATTTGTTAGCGCTCTGGTGGTAGTCATAACATTTCTCTTGATTTCTTGCATCAATCACTTGTTTATTAGCCATCATTATTTAATGAGCGATCTTTTTTGTCTATCTATACTAGTAATACTATTTGTTCATTGTATCACTAATCAAATTCCAGTTAACAATAAACCCTTTCTATACGTTTTTACATAAAAATATAAAGTACGATCTCCAGAAAATTTTAGTCAAGTAAAATTGCTTTCATATCATGTTAAGCTTGTTTCAAATTTTTTATTATACACTTAAACTAATGAATTGATATTAGCATATTCTTGTATCTTTCAGGCATACCTTATTTAGACAATCGAAAATTATATACTAATTCATATCCATGTTAAACGTAATTCATTATAGGCATATAAAAAGAGGAAGCGAAAATTCGTCTCCTCTTCTAAATCTCATTGTTATTATTAATCCATAATTCCTATCAAACTAAATTAACGAGTTTTTAACTCCGCTCAATTTAATGCTACTTTGTTTTATTCATCTCTTCCAATTGTTCTGGAAGAGGTGGGTGTTTCATCTGGTTATCCTCTTGACTTGAGCCATCTTTAAATGCAACGACATAAATATGATGTGGATATTCGTATCTTTCATCATAAACATACTCATATTTTAAATCTGGATCATCTTTAAAAACTATCTTCGTAAGATAACCACCCATTTTCCAATCTTTCTTTATTACTCTTGTATCAATTTGATTGGATGTAATTTTTTGTTCTGCTAAGTAGTCATCTACGGCTTTATTAGCCGTATTTTTGGGAATTACAAACCAAAAGATATATACAATCAATCCAAGAATCAACACAACTCCTAATGTTATCCACCATTTTTTATACTTTTTCATCTAGTTACACTTCCTAATATATTAGATTTATTTAAAGTATTTCACTTGTTGTGGCTTATACGATTTTGAAAAATAGTTAGGTAAATCATAAACTGCAACTAATGACGGAAATACATGTACTACAGGCTTGCTTCCCGTACCAAAATAGTAAGCTTGAAGCACGATCTTAGAACAATAAGTTGGGTTCTTACTATATCGACTTCCTGTCATTCCATACTTCGGAAAAATGTTTTGCTTGGATGTCCCGTTAGTGGAGTAGTAATTTTTATCTGCCCAGCTTGCTGCTGCATTGGCGACCGAACTATCCTTCAACCGATATACTTTTACCCAACCTTTACCATCATATTCTTTCATCCATTTTGCCGTACTCTGTTGTCTTGTCGTTTCTCCTTTGCCAGGAATATCTAATATATACTCATTACCATTCGCAATAGCTGCATGCCCTAATAATCCAGAAGATGAAGTTCCATTAGTAATCAGAATATCTCCCTTCTTAACAGTGTAGCCCTTATATACACCTCTTACCATTGGCTTCTGTGGTACTTCTTCCCATTCTTCCTCTACAACAGGGGGTTGACCATAGTTATTAAATTTTATCCATTCTTCATAAGACATCGAGTTATCATATACACCATCTTTTAGTCCATCTTGATAAACTTGTTCATACTGATTTTTATTCTCATCTGTCCATGCTGCTAAACTCACATCCGCTTGTTTAATAATTCCTTCTGAAACTCCCTGATTATACAACGCTTCATAATCCACTTTTTCTTGCGCTTGACCAATCACTGGAGACATCAAAATCCCACTTATTAGAAAAAGTATTGTAATAATCCCAACTAACCATCTTTTCATTACATTCTCTCTTTTCATGTAAAATTTAGTATGCTAACAACAAAACTATAACATAAAAAACAAATGTATAACCAAAAATGTAATGAAATATCCAATTCTTGTCATGAACGGCAAATTCCGACTTTAATTTTCGCTGTTTTAACACAAACTGACTGCATTTATTAAGAAATTTCGAAATTAATCACATATTGTGTTATTATACACCGTTTAATAGTTTGATGCTAAATATTCCAAGTATTTCTCTTTATAAGTTAAATTTTCCGTATATTTTTGCTGCTTTTTAAATTTAATGCTGCATACACTATTATATTTATACATATTAACCTCTAATATCATGTGATTTTTCATCTTTCCACTCAATTTCAGTGTATCTAACATATATTCTCTAGTAATTAGTAATTAATTCAAAAATCTTACATAACACCATTTCAGAACACATTAAGTAAGATTCAAGCTAACTGAAAAAAAGAGAGTAAACGAAAATTCGTTTACTCTCATAGAACTCCAATGCTTCACGGCATTTTATCGAATCTAACTCAATGCCATTGAGTTAGATTCGTTTTTTGCTACTGCAACATAATAAATAGCTAAATTTTATTCCTTATTTCAATTATTTTTAAAGGTATTTGGTATAATTAACCTTTCTTGATCAATTTCCATAATTGGAACGGTAATACTCATCTCTACTTCTTGATTATAGTCATAATCAAAAAAATTTGTTATATCCCATCCAATCATGTCCTCTTCACTTGTGAAGTTTGAATACAATGAAAAGCCAAATGGAAAAAAGCTAATTTCATCTATTTTTTAAAAAAGATATAAGCTTACAATTAATTATTCAAAAATAGTACTTCACCATTGATAATCATATGTCTTATAATCGTACACTACAATAACGGATACTTTTCCTTTGTCATTTAAAGCAAAACCCAGCTTTATGTTTTTGTTTTTATCCGTATATAATATTAACTTTCCATATTTATCGCTATTCATTTTTTTATATTTATCACCATACTCACTGATTACTTCTTTTTTTGTAGAACCAATACCTATATTTTTATTTGTCTTCAAATTTAGCTTATTTATCATTTGATTGTTTTCTATATACACCACTTTATGGGTCGATTTATCAGAAGATACTACGAAATAATTTTCATCTTCATAATAATAGTCTTTAAATTTCCCTTTCTTGGTCATATAAAAGTCAGGGTAATCATGAGCCACTTGTTTATCATCTGAATGGATGGATAAACCAGCAAATTCTAAATCACTTAAATCTGTATTTTTGTCAAATAGAGTTGTATTTCTATACAACAAGAAAACAGCTAATAAGCTAATAATTACTAATATACTTACCAAAAACTTCCTTTTCATATGCTAAATACCTCCTATATCAATATTTATGGAAAGTTTTTTTATGCTTGATAAGTCCACTGCATTTACCATTTTTACCTTTAGGACTCCAAGCACAATATCTGTATTTTGCTGGTCCATAATCTTTTAAGCATCCCTTTGATCTAACTAATGCTTTATCCCAATCACACGTCTTTGATGCCAATAATTGTATAGTATAATTAGAGCTATTAGTAGTATTTAAGGGTGCAAGTGGAACTGCTAAAGTTATAGAACCATGCTTGTTTTCCATATTAGCTACAAAAGTATTATTTTCTCCCATCTTTTGCATAAGTCCGTCCACTGAAATATCTTCCACAATTTCAGCCTTATGTACATCTTTATTTTCTACAACTACAGATTCGGTAGCTTCTCCTTGATAAAGCATTTCTTCCACGGCATTTTTCTTTGCTTCGCCAACATTTTGACATCTTTTGTACCAATCACGTATAGTCGAATTTGGTATATTTGTTTTTTTAGAACCGAGATTTCTTGATTTTTCCTTTTCAAGAATCTCTTGTACAGCAAATGGCCTTTGTTCAAAACTAGTTTTATTGATTGTTATAGAAAAACACTCCTCATAAAGTAACTAGAATTTTGTTTTCCTAGTGTCTACTTTATAGGGAGTGTATCGGTTATTAAATCATATTTACGAATATTCATCGTGTTTTTAATAATGCTACTGTCAGGGAGTCATGTTCGTAATAACATTTATTCACTTATTTGACAATATTCATGCTAGCAATCTGGAACTTTGAAATCCAGATTCTTTTCTTTTATAATTTCGAATAAGGTTGCGAATGAAGCATCCAAGAAATTCCATATGCATCTACGAATTGTCCCATTTTTCCGCCCCAGAATTGCTCTGCGTATGGTAAAGTGACGGTTACTTTTCCAGATGAGCTAACTTTTTCATAAAAAGCTTCTGCCTCCGCTACGGCCACCGGATCTTCATTGTCTAAGTCTAGCATAATAGAAATCTGATTTGTCGCTGAAACTGGTTTTCCAAATGAATCTGAGCAAAATAGATTAGCACCAAGTACCGTAAATCCACCATGAACCGTGGAGTTTTCAAGGTCTTCATTTGGGAGTCCAAACATCTCGCTTTGTTCTTCATTCACAGGTAAACGGGTAATATTCGTCGCTCCAAATACTTCTTCATAATAACTTAAAGCCTCTTTTGCATTATCAAAAGCTAAATACGGGTACAACTTTGCCATAAAAATCACTCCTTCATTCTTTTTTCAGACGCTAATAACTAAAATACCCAAAGCCTTTACATTTAAACTAGTTCAGTATTTTTGAAAATTGGACGCCAAGTTTTCTTCATAATTATAACACAGACAGTAAATGCACCTAGGTCAGCAAGTGGGAAAGCGTACCAAATGCCATTTAAGCCGAAGAATTGAGGCAATATAATTAACAGTGGTACTAAACAGATGATCTGACGCATAAGCGAAATAATAAACGAAATCCGCGCCCGACCGAGTGCTTGATATAGTCCACCACAAACAATTTGGAAACCAATTGTCGGTGCGGCTAACAACATAAATCTAACGGCATTCGTTCCTTCAGCAATCAATTCTGGGTCGTTTGAGAAAATCCGGACAAGCATTCCTGGGAAAATTTCGACCAAACCCCAAGCGATTAAAGACATAACCGTCGCTGCAAACATAGAAACTTTGACAGCTTTCATCACCCGTTCAAACTGTCTGGATCCATAGTTAAAACCGACAATCGGCTGCATCCCTTGTGTTACACCATTTATCGGCATAATCACGAATGAAGCAATTCGGTTGGCAATTCCATAAACTGCAATAGCAAGCGTTCCACCATAAATATTTAGCATCCAGTTTACCGCGATTGTAACGATACTTCCTGCTGACATCATGATAAATGACGGGAACCCAATCGCCATAATCCGGCGAATAAGCGGGAAATCCATTCGGAAAGTTATCCCCTTTAGAGATAGAGTGCTTTTTCCGGATAAGAAATAAATCAGCAGCCAAACCGCCCCAACTGCTTGAGCAATTACCGTTGCAAGAGCTGAACCACGAACGCCCATGCCAAATCCCATAATAAAAATCGGATTTAAAATCATATTTAAAATAGCGGAAATGAGCATTGTTAACATCGCTGTTTTAGCATTACCTTCCGAACGAACAATATTATTCATTGCCATTGCAAATGTCTGGAATACTGCTCCTAGCAAGATAAGTGACAAGAAATCACTTGCAATATCGTGAATGTCTGCTGGTGCGCCAAAAAGTGTAATCAATGGATCTAAGAAAATAAATGTAATAATAGCAATAAAAATACTAGATAATACGACCAACCAAATGACTTGGTGGAAGACTTTATTCGCCTGACCCTGTTCCCCGGCACCGAGCGAACGAGAAATAATCGAAGCACCACCAATTCCAAACATTGCAGCCATCGCCATTAGTATCATTTGAACTGGAAAAGCAATTGAAAGCGCCGCAACGCCAGATGGTCCAACCCCGTAAGACACAAAAATCGTATCGACAATATTATACATACCCATAACAAACATCCCAATAAATGCGGGAACCGATAGTCGCGCCATAAGTGATGGTATGCTATCTTCACCTAAACGTTTACTTTGTTCTTTCATTCCATATCTCCTCCTCCAACAGCCCTAATCGCATTATCCGACAACCTATCAAGCAAATGAAGCAAGTTATCTTTTTCTTCTTCGCTAAAACCAGCTGTTAACTTCGCTGACCAATCAGCAGTTGTTTCTTCAATCAAATCACGCATCATAAAGCCTACTTCAGTCACAAAAATTCGCTGAATACGTCGATCTTTCGCATCCATTTCACGGCGAATCATTCCCAGTTCTTCTAAACGTTTAATATGTCTCGTTACACTTGCTTTATCGACCATAAAACGTTTAGCCATTGATTCCTGGGAAATACCATCTTCTTTATAAAGTGTCCATAAATAGCGTAATTGTCCTATATTAAGACCTGTTTCAAGTAATTTTTTATTTTTAAAAGTACTTTCTGAACGATGGATTATCGCGATGGCCTTTGCTAAACTTTCTTGTCTATCCGCCATATTCACTTCTCCTTATACAAAAAATCCGCCACATAATTAGTTGCGGCATCAACCATTATCTAGTATACCAACAATTTAGTTGACTGCGCAACCTTTTATTTCCCGGGTAATAATTTGACTTCCTATCTTTCTTTTGTGAAAATAAAGATTAGAGAAGGGGTGCTATCCGCTATGCACATTAAAATATTAAAAAATAGATATCCCAATATTGTCGTTTCAAAAAATCCGATTAAACCAACTGCTCAAGTGATTTCTTTTTTTGAAGAACCATATTATTTTACGATTCCTAAAAACAATCTTTCAGAAGAAGAAACAACCTTATTAAAAACATTATTTCCCGAGCCATCGCCAAAATTTCATAAAGAATCCACACAATTTTGGTTCGATTTATTATTTGGTAATGGGGAACTTTCTATTCCAAACGAAAATGACGCTTACAGAATAACGCAATTTCATCTTAGAACTGACGCCACTAAAAGCATGCTACAAGAATGGCAAAAAGCTTTACTTAGTTTCTTTAGTCCGGAAGCTGAATTAGTTATGTTTTCGAGCCACTATGGCGTAATTGTTGAAAAATCAGCTAGCTCTCTTATCGGTGAGGAAGAACTGGAAGCTGTTGCTAGTACTCTCGAAAATGATTTTTATATTCAAGCCACTTTTTTCATGGGGCTATTTCACCCATTAAATATGCAGCTTCGTGATTTGTTCGCGGAAGAACGAGCAATTTTTAATTATAAAAACCGCTCGATTGTTCAAACAGTTGCCTCTGAAAGTTTAAAAGTAATCGCCCTAAGAATGAAAGAAAGTTTAATTACTAGTGAACTTAAAAACTTTTTTAACCAGGATGACACGTGGATTCCACTGATTCACACGTTATTTAAGAATCAAGGAAATATTAGTCTAACTGCCAAAGAACTCTTTATGCACCGCAACACAATTCAATATCGTTTGGACAAATTTCATGAACAAACGAACCTTTCCCTTCGTAAAATGGATGGACTGCTTCTGGCTTACCTAGCTACTCTCCAAACTAATACGAAAAACAGTAATCAAGATTAAGTAGGCTCTTCTTGCTTGCTGTTTTTTCTTTCTGCTTGACTTAAAGTGCACTTCAAGGACTAGACTTGAATTATCACCTGAGCAAAGGAGAATAAAAATGATAAAAAAAGAAAAAGTAATCGTCATCACAGGCGCATCCAGTGGAATCGGTGAAGCTACCGCTAAACTTTTAGCTGAACAAGGTAATAAAGTCGTTTTAGGTGCTCGTAGAAAAGAAAATTTAGAACGAATTACGAGTGAGATTAAGGCAAGTGGCGGCGAGGCGATTTTCCAAATAACAGATGTAACCAAACACACTGAGGTTGAAGCATTGGCACAACTTGCATTAACTGAATTTAAACAAATTGATGTTTGGATTAACAATGCTGGTTTAATGCCGCATTCTACTTTTGATAAATTGAAGGTAAACGAATGGGATCAAATGGTCGATGTTAATATTAAAGGCGTTCTTTATGGAATAGCCGCAGCACTCCCAGCCATGCGCCAAAGGAAAACGGGTCACTTTATCAATTTATCATCTGTCGCTGGTCACCAAACACATTCTGGTGGTGGAGTTTATAGTGGAACAAAATATGCGGTTCGTGCGATCAGTGAAGCACTTCGCCAAGAGGAGGCAGCAGCTAAGAGTAACATTCGCGTAACCATTATTTCTCCTGGAGCTGTCGCAACCGAATTGCCGAACACTATCACAGATGAAGATTTAAAAGGTGGCATCAATCAACTTTACGAAGCGGTCGCAATTAGTCCGGATAGAATCGCTGAAACAATTCTATTCGCCATCAACACACCTGAAGACACTACCATGAATGAAATCCTCTTACGCCCAACTATTCAGCAACCATGATTTCAAGTATAGGAGTGAACATAATGAATATTAAAGAAGCAAGCGAAAAAACTGGTGTTTCTGCAGATACCATTCGTTATTATGAACGGATTGGCTTAATCCCCAATATTAGTCGCAACGAAAACGGTGTGCGCAAATTTGATGAGGAAGATTTGCGCTGGATTGATTTCAGTCGCCAAATGCGGTGTGCTGGAATGTCCATTGAATCGCTAATTGATTATTTGTCTCTCTTTCGCGAAGGAGAAAAGACACTAGAACCTCGGATGGAATTATTAAAAGAACAACGCGCAGAACTTCAAGACCGGATTGATATGATGCAAGAAGCACTAGAACGGCTCGACTTTAAAATCGAAAACT
The nucleotide sequence above comes from Listeria ivanovii subsp. londoniensis. Encoded proteins:
- a CDS encoding MerR family transcriptional regulator, which produces MNIKEASEKTGVSADTIRYYERIGLIPNISRNENGVRKFDEEDLRWIDFSRQMRCAGMSIESLIDYLSLFREGEKTLEPRMELLKEQRAELQDRIDMMQEALERLDFKIENYDTHLIPAQKKLKEF
- a CDS encoding PucR family transcriptional regulator, with the translated sequence MHIKILKNRYPNIVVSKNPIKPTAQVISFFEEPYYFTIPKNNLSEEETTLLKTLFPEPSPKFHKESTQFWFDLLFGNGELSIPNENDAYRITQFHLRTDATKSMLQEWQKALLSFFSPEAELVMFSSHYGVIVEKSASSLIGEEELEAVASTLENDFYIQATFFMGLFHPLNMQLRDLFAEERAIFNYKNRSIVQTVASESLKVIALRMKESLITSELKNFFNQDDTWIPLIHTLFKNQGNISLTAKELFMHRNTIQYRLDKFHEQTNLSLRKMDGLLLAYLATLQTNTKNSNQD
- a CDS encoding DUF3139 domain-containing protein translates to MKKYKKWWITLGVVLILGLIVYIFWFVIPKNTANKAVDDYLAEQKITSNQIDTRVIKKDWKMGGYLTKIVFKDDPDLKYEYVYDERYEYPHHIYVVAFKDGSSQEDNQMKHPPLPEQLEEMNKTK
- a CDS encoding MarR family winged helix-turn-helix transcriptional regulator — its product is MADRQESLAKAIAIIHRSESTFKNKKLLETGLNIGQLRYLWTLYKEDGISQESMAKRFMVDKASVTRHIKRLEELGMIRREMDAKDRRIQRIFVTEVGFMMRDLIEETTADWSAKLTAGFSEEEKDNLLHLLDRLSDNAIRAVGGGDME
- a CDS encoding MATE family efflux transporter: MKEQSKRLGEDSIPSLMARLSVPAFIGMFVMGMYNIVDTIFVSYGVGPSGVAALSIAFPVQMILMAMAAMFGIGGASIISRSLGAGEQGQANKVFHQVIWLVVLSSIFIAIITFIFLDPLITLFGAPADIHDIASDFLSLILLGAVFQTFAMAMNNIVRSEGNAKTAMLTMLISAILNMILNPIFIMGFGMGVRGSALATVIAQAVGAVWLLIYFLSGKSTLSLKGITFRMDFPLIRRIMAIGFPSFIMMSAGSIVTIAVNWMLNIYGGTLAIAVYGIANRIASFVIMPINGVTQGMQPIVGFNYGSRQFERVMKAVKVSMFAATVMSLIAWGLVEIFPGMLVRIFSNDPELIAEGTNAVRFMLLAAPTIGFQIVCGGLYQALGRARISFIISLMRQIICLVPLLIILPQFFGLNGIWYAFPLADLGAFTVCVIIMKKTWRPIFKNTELV
- a CDS encoding SDR family oxidoreductase yields the protein MIKKEKVIVITGASSGIGEATAKLLAEQGNKVVLGARRKENLERITSEIKASGGEAIFQITDVTKHTEVEALAQLALTEFKQIDVWINNAGLMPHSTFDKLKVNEWDQMVDVNIKGVLYGIAAALPAMRQRKTGHFINLSSVAGHQTHSGGGVYSGTKYAVRAISEALRQEEAAAKSNIRVTIISPGAVATELPNTITDEDLKGGINQLYEAVAISPDRIAETILFAINTPEDTTMNEILLRPTIQQP
- a CDS encoding VOC family protein, with amino-acid sequence MAKLYPYLAFDNAKEALSYYEEVFGATNITRLPVNEEQSEMFGLPNEDLENSTVHGGFTVLGANLFCSDSFGKPVSATNQISIMLDLDNEDPVAVAEAEAFYEKVSSSGKVTVTLPYAEQFWGGKMGQFVDAYGISWMLHSQPYSKL